A section of the Chloroflexota bacterium genome encodes:
- the rplK gene encoding 50S ribosomal protein L11 — translation MAQKVIAVVKMQLEAGQATVAPPVGPSLGQHGVNSVQFVKEYNERTRDQAGNIVPCEVTIYSDRSYSFIVKTPPASDLLRKAAGVESGANNPSQETVGSVTDDQLAEIASIKMPDLNTNDIDQAKKIVAGTARSMGIETP, via the coding sequence TTGGCGCAAAAAGTAATCGCGGTCGTGAAGATGCAGCTCGAAGCCGGTCAGGCTACAGTGGCCCCTCCGGTTGGCCCCTCGCTCGGCCAGCACGGTGTGAACAGCGTTCAATTCGTCAAGGAATACAACGAGCGCACCCGCGACCAGGCGGGGAACATCGTGCCCTGCGAAGTTACGATCTACTCCGACCGCTCCTACTCATTCATAGTCAAGACTCCGCCGGCCAGCGACCTGTTGCGCAAGGCGGCGGGCGTCGAATCGGGCGCCAACAACCCGAGCCAGGAAACTGTCGGATCGGTAACCGACGATCAACTCGCCGAAATCGCCAGTATCAAGATGCCGGACCTGAACACGAACGACATCGACCAGGCCAAAAAGATCGTCGCCGGGACCGCCCGCAGCATGGGCATTGAAACGCCCTGA
- a CDS encoding sulfite exporter TauE/SafE family protein, with amino-acid sequence MWPRVALTGLGGGVFSGLAGIGGGTFMVPLMVSLLKVSQVVAHGTSLAIVVLTALASLLGYTISVQIDWTLVLVATVPSIATAPLGARSASAMPEVGLRRSFAAFLMVAALLLLLLADPEELFAFAGIYRYLVAVVIGLLAGFLSGLLGVGGGIFVVPTTVFFLSMEQRDAQAFALAMMIPTSVAGTIAHTRLGNVRWRWAVGIALFSVPTGLLFGTLAGGWIDQQILRYVFVALLIYFSLRMFGTVPWLRKHVMRSG; translated from the coding sequence ATGTGGCCCCGCGTCGCCCTCACCGGTCTGGGCGGCGGCGTGTTTTCCGGACTGGCCGGCATCGGCGGCGGTACGTTCATGGTTCCGCTGATGGTGTCGCTGCTGAAGGTTTCGCAGGTGGTGGCGCACGGCACCTCCCTGGCGATAGTGGTGCTGACCGCGCTGGCCAGCCTGCTTGGGTACACGATCTCGGTGCAGATTGATTGGACGCTCGTGCTGGTCGCCACCGTTCCCTCGATCGCCACCGCGCCGCTGGGGGCACGATCGGCCTCGGCCATGCCGGAAGTCGGCCTGCGCCGGTCCTTTGCCGCCTTCCTGATGGTTGCCGCTCTGCTCCTCCTGTTGCTGGCCGACCCTGAGGAGCTTTTCGCGTTCGCCGGGATCTATCGCTACCTTGTCGCGGTCGTCATTGGGCTGCTGGCCGGGTTCCTGAGTGGGCTGCTGGGGGTTGGCGGCGGGATATTCGTCGTCCCCACGACGGTCTTCTTTCTCTCCATGGAGCAGCGCGACGCCCAGGCCTTTGCGCTGGCGATGATGATCCCTACGTCCGTGGCCGGCACCATCGCGCACACCCGGTTGGGCAACGTTCGCTGGCGCTGGGCGGTCGGCATTGCGCTTTTCTCGGTGCCCACCGGGCTCCTGTTTGGAACTCTGGCCGGCGGCTGGATCGACCAGCAGATCCTGCGCTACGTATTCGTGGCCCTGTTGATTTATTTTTCGCTGCGGATGTTCGGAACGGTTCCGTGGTTGCGCAAGCACGTCATGCGCTCGGGGTGA
- the murJ gene encoding murein biosynthesis integral membrane protein MurJ, protein MAADPRFTGLLAAVGLVAAGNVLSRLLGFVREPVIAAVFGATAQADAFEIASRVPNTLLEVAIGGAVSAVLVPLLAGISDPAAAARLFANVALVTALLLGSLVGLGVFFAGPIVQLLAPDLPAEAKPLAVDMLRFTLPAALLLGLSAVVTARLLARELFLGPAFSVSSLNAVLVVSILALTPLLGPIAVALGYLLGAGAHLLVQLPGLLRIDPLAARPAPWRDPNLRRAAVLYLPVLGGLLVTQLVIMVDTRLASSAGEGSLAMMRFAARLQQFPLGAVVAAVALVLLPGLSRAAPERLADLPGAEEFGRLLWSAARALAVGITPLALFLILASEPIVRVVFARGQFVEAAIAPTALALVIYALALPLIAIDQLLIFAFYACRNTILPAGVGVLGSLVFLAIAFPASAAIGFHGLVWANTVQNSLHGLVLIGLILYWTRQRPGRSAFVFLAKIAVGGTAAGFALLAGSAAGGALEAGEPGLLTLAIALPLSAVVYLGVLHVLGVREPGVILSLLRKRLGRGRARVS, encoded by the coding sequence ATAGCCGCCGACCCTCGATTCACCGGACTCCTGGCGGCCGTTGGCCTGGTAGCCGCCGGCAACGTTCTTTCGCGCCTGCTGGGCTTTGTGCGCGAGCCGGTGATCGCGGCCGTTTTCGGAGCGACCGCCCAGGCGGATGCGTTCGAGATCGCATCGCGCGTTCCCAACACCCTGTTGGAAGTCGCGATCGGCGGGGCGGTGTCGGCGGTGCTGGTTCCGCTGCTGGCCGGGATCAGCGACCCGGCCGCGGCGGCCCGGTTGTTCGCCAATGTCGCCTTGGTAACCGCGCTGCTGCTCGGATCGCTGGTCGGCCTGGGGGTCTTTTTCGCCGGGCCGATCGTTCAGTTGCTGGCCCCCGACCTGCCTGCGGAGGCCAAGCCGCTGGCCGTCGACATGCTGCGGTTCACGCTTCCGGCGGCGCTGCTACTGGGCCTTTCAGCGGTTGTTACGGCGCGCCTGCTGGCCCGCGAACTCTTCCTGGGACCGGCGTTTTCGGTGTCGTCGCTGAATGCGGTTCTGGTGGTCTCGATCCTCGCCCTGACGCCGCTGCTGGGTCCGATCGCGGTCGCACTGGGTTACCTTTTGGGCGCCGGCGCCCATCTGCTGGTGCAACTGCCGGGACTGCTGCGGATCGACCCCCTGGCCGCGCGCCCGGCACCCTGGCGCGATCCGAACCTGCGGCGCGCCGCGGTCCTTTACCTGCCGGTCCTTGGCGGCTTGCTGGTTACCCAGCTCGTGATCATGGTTGACACCCGCCTGGCCAGCAGCGCCGGCGAAGGCAGCCTGGCAATGATGCGATTTGCCGCGCGCCTGCAGCAGTTCCCGCTCGGCGCGGTTGTGGCCGCCGTCGCCCTGGTGCTGCTGCCGGGACTCTCGCGAGCGGCCCCGGAACGGTTGGCCGATCTGCCCGGCGCCGAGGAATTTGGCCGGTTGCTCTGGTCGGCAGCGCGCGCGTTGGCGGTCGGAATCACGCCGCTGGCATTATTTCTGATCCTGGCCAGCGAGCCCATCGTCCGGGTAGTTTTCGCGCGCGGCCAGTTCGTCGAGGCCGCAATCGCCCCGACCGCGCTGGCATTGGTCATATACGCGCTGGCGCTGCCGCTGATCGCAATCGATCAGCTGCTGATCTTTGCCTTCTACGCCTGCCGCAACACGATCCTCCCGGCCGGGGTCGGGGTACTGGGCAGTCTGGTCTTTCTGGCGATCGCGTTTCCGGCCTCAGCGGCAATCGGATTTCACGGCCTGGTCTGGGCCAACACGGTTCAGAACAGCCTGCACGGACTCGTCCTTATCGGGTTGATCCTTTACTGGACGCGGCAACGCCCCGGCCGCTCCGCCTTCGTCTTCCTAGCAAAGATCGCCGTCGGTGGGACGGCGGCTGGGTTCGCCTTGCTAGCCGGCTCCGCCGCGGGCGGCGCCCTCGAAGCGGGAGAACCCGGCCTGTTGACGCTGGCGATCGCCCTGCCGCTGAGCGCGGTCGTCTATTTGGGAGTGCTGCACGTGCTGGGAGTGAGGGAACCGGGCGTGATCCTCAGCCTGCTCCGGAAGCGGCTGGGCCGCGGCCGGGCCCGGGTCAGTTAA
- a CDS encoding 50S ribosomal protein L1 has protein sequence MPKHGKKYRSMVASMEADKVYGIDEAVEVARNTQITRFDATVELHSKLGIDTRHQDQQVRGTVVLPHGTGRSRRVIAFAAGDAAAEATEAGAEVVGGDDLADRIRGGWLDFDAAVATPDMMRTVGPLGRILGPRGLMPNARAGTVSPRIGEVVSAIKGGQVEYRADQSGNIHFAIGKTSFGAEQLKENLCTALNAVVNARPSGARGTYVRSITISTSMGPGLPLDVSEAINEARTLA, from the coding sequence ATGCCCAAGCACGGCAAAAAATACCGGTCCATGGTGGCCAGCATGGAAGCGGACAAGGTCTACGGGATTGACGAGGCCGTTGAGGTGGCCCGCAATACTCAGATAACGCGCTTCGACGCGACCGTGGAACTTCACTCCAAGCTCGGAATCGACACCCGCCATCAGGACCAGCAGGTCCGCGGCACGGTGGTTCTGCCGCACGGTACCGGTCGCAGCCGCAGGGTGATTGCATTTGCCGCCGGGGACGCCGCCGCCGAAGCTACCGAAGCCGGGGCCGAGGTGGTCGGCGGGGACGACCTGGCCGATCGAATCCGCGGCGGATGGCTTGACTTCGACGCCGCCGTTGCAACCCCGGACATGATGCGCACCGTCGGCCCACTGGGGCGCATCCTGGGTCCGCGCGGCCTGATGCCGAACGCCCGCGCCGGCACGGTCAGCCCCCGGATTGGCGAAGTGGTTTCGGCTATCAAGGGCGGCCAGGTCGAATACCGGGCTGATCAGAGTGGAAACATTCATTTCGCCATCGGCAAGACTTCGTTTGGGGCCGAACAACTCAAGGAAAACCTCTGCACGGCGCTGAACGCGGTGGTCAACGCCCGCCCCAGCGGCGCCCGCGGCACCTACGTTCGTTCGATTACGATCTCGACATCGATGGGACCGGGGCTGCCGCTGGACGTGAGCGAAGCGATCAACGAGGCGCGCACACTGGCATAG
- a CDS encoding adenylyltransferase/cytidyltransferase family protein codes for MIEASAASGLAQRGGKTLVLTNGVFDLLHPGHLAFLQDCAELGDLLAVGVNVDETVRRLKGPGRPVQGIEERTAALAAVRWVDFVIPFPEPTAEALIRNLRPDIYAKGVEYDPTGIDRRPLPELAGARDVGACCRFIRMRDGHSTTELAARVAASHRGPR; via the coding sequence GTGATCGAGGCTTCCGCGGCTTCCGGCCTGGCCCAGCGCGGCGGGAAGACCCTGGTGCTCACCAACGGGGTCTTCGACCTGCTGCACCCCGGCCACCTGGCTTTCCTGCAGGATTGCGCCGAACTGGGCGATCTATTGGCTGTGGGCGTGAACGTGGACGAGACGGTCAGACGGCTGAAAGGACCGGGACGTCCCGTTCAGGGGATCGAGGAGCGGACGGCGGCACTGGCCGCGGTTCGCTGGGTGGATTTCGTGATCCCTTTTCCGGAGCCGACCGCCGAAGCGCTGATCCGGAACCTGCGCCCCGACATCTACGCCAAGGGCGTGGAGTACGACCCAACCGGGATCGACCGGCGCCCATTGCCCGAACTGGCAGGCGCCCGCGATGTCGGAGCCTGCTGCAGGTTCATCCGAATGCGCGACGGGCACTCGACCACCGAGCTGGCCGCCCGGGTCGCAGCGTCGCATAGAGGGCCCAGATAG
- a CDS encoding 50S ribosomal protein L10: MATRAEKEAEVKALEELLESSPSWFVSCYRGLSVPEIAQFRSELAEVGASYRVVKNTLVRIAAANQGLGDQSELFDGPIGLAVCPQDPPGAAKVLVRLAGSNEAYAVRGGMLEGDLIDAAVIDRLAAIPSLDELRAQVVGGVAAPLTGLVFTLSAVVGSLVTALEQIHEQRSAA; the protein is encoded by the coding sequence TTGGCAACAAGAGCTGAAAAAGAGGCCGAAGTAAAGGCGCTGGAGGAACTGCTCGAGTCCTCGCCTTCCTGGTTCGTGAGCTGCTACCGCGGGCTATCCGTGCCGGAGATCGCCCAGTTCAGGAGCGAATTGGCGGAAGTCGGCGCAAGTTACCGGGTGGTCAAAAACACCCTGGTCCGAATCGCGGCCGCCAACCAAGGTCTGGGCGACCAGAGCGAACTCTTCGACGGTCCGATCGGACTTGCAGTTTGCCCGCAGGACCCGCCCGGGGCCGCCAAAGTCCTGGTCCGGCTGGCCGGCAGCAACGAAGCGTACGCAGTGCGCGGCGGCATGCTGGAGGGCGACCTGATTGACGCGGCCGTAATTGATCGCCTGGCGGCGATTCCGTCGCTTGACGAACTGCGCGCCCAGGTAGTTGGCGGCGTTGCCGCGCCGCTTACCGGCCTGGTGTTCACGTTGTCGGCGGTTGTTGGCAGCCTGGTGACGGCGTTAGAGCAGATTCACGAGCAACGTTCAGCCGCCTAG
- a CDS encoding DUF3520 domain-containing protein, translated as MNKRIGHWHVNKPAAIFFGIALAAIVIVGALASLGDISKGGSEPSATEFARPPAADIATAAPASVESDAAAESAGSEMMMFSADSATTQTEAGRYEPASATPASAPASGATFFQGGSSSFQQARSTAQSGNVVATGSPAATTFRDYLRTRSVSAAADAVSTFSLDTDRTSFQLALNWIKSGYAVEPDSVRAEEWINAFDYRYDKPLRGDSFAISSAVIEHPLNHGQYLARLAFQAPEFVDNTPLNVTLVMDASGSMGDGNRVAIARAAAEAIRRSLGEDDRVAVVQFSTDVIGDLTVEHAHPDSSNVRRSIDALRPRNSTNVQAGLDLGVRLADQARWNRPDAHNYVILFSDGVANVDATDPFGILESVGRGESQNPLRLITIGVGVENFNDYLLEQLAQHGNGWYRYLSDVDQAEATFQRENWLAISVPFADQTRAQITWDDQVVNSWRLIGYENRITSDESFVQDRREFAEIPAGSATTAFFELELHRPPSGPGERIGEVELRWVTPISGDSNRQHAPILANRLGERDYDNAMLRFGAIVALASDRYSSLWNAQSGDRVVGEELSALRDELGHLEPHLGGLGAFRDFRTVLGHLAALPFESATGRSGYSR; from the coding sequence ATGAACAAACGAATTGGGCATTGGCATGTCAACAAGCCGGCCGCCATCTTTTTTGGCATCGCCCTTGCGGCGATCGTAATCGTGGGCGCACTCGCCAGCCTCGGCGACATCAGTAAGGGTGGGAGCGAGCCCTCCGCGACCGAATTCGCCCGCCCGCCGGCGGCGGACATTGCAACTGCCGCACCGGCATCCGTGGAATCGGACGCTGCGGCCGAGTCGGCGGGATCGGAGATGATGATGTTCAGCGCCGATTCGGCAACGACTCAGACGGAGGCCGGCAGATACGAGCCCGCCAGCGCCACGCCTGCGTCCGCGCCGGCCAGCGGGGCAACATTTTTCCAGGGCGGTTCTTCGTCGTTCCAGCAGGCCCGGTCCACTGCGCAGTCTGGGAACGTGGTTGCCACCGGCAGTCCGGCCGCTACCACGTTCAGGGACTACCTGCGAACCCGGAGCGTATCGGCAGCGGCCGACGCAGTTTCTACGTTCAGCCTGGACACCGACCGGACTTCGTTCCAGTTGGCGCTCAACTGGATCAAATCCGGTTACGCGGTCGAGCCCGATTCGGTCCGCGCCGAAGAGTGGATTAACGCCTTTGATTACCGGTATGACAAGCCGCTGCGCGGAGACAGTTTCGCCATATCCAGCGCCGTAATCGAGCACCCCCTGAACCACGGGCAATACCTTGCCCGGCTGGCTTTTCAGGCACCTGAATTCGTCGACAATACGCCGTTGAACGTGACCTTGGTCATGGATGCCTCGGGGTCGATGGGGGACGGCAATAGGGTCGCCATCGCGCGCGCCGCCGCCGAGGCGATTCGCCGGAGCCTGGGTGAAGACGACCGGGTCGCAGTGGTGCAGTTCTCCACGGACGTAATCGGCGATCTGACGGTTGAGCACGCTCATCCGGATTCAAGTAACGTGCGTCGATCGATCGACGCGCTTCGGCCGCGCAACTCCACCAACGTCCAGGCCGGACTGGATCTGGGCGTGCGGCTCGCCGATCAGGCGCGTTGGAATCGGCCCGACGCTCACAATTACGTGATCCTGTTCTCCGACGGCGTCGCCAATGTCGACGCCACTGACCCATTCGGGATCCTCGAATCGGTCGGCCGCGGAGAAAGCCAGAATCCGCTGCGCCTGATCACCATCGGCGTCGGGGTCGAGAACTTCAACGACTACCTGCTCGAGCAACTGGCCCAGCACGGCAACGGCTGGTACCGCTACCTGAGCGACGTCGACCAGGCCGAGGCGACATTCCAACGCGAGAACTGGCTCGCAATCTCGGTCCCGTTCGCCGACCAGACCCGCGCCCAGATCACCTGGGACGACCAAGTCGTCAATTCCTGGCGGCTCATCGGCTACGAGAACCGGATCACCAGCGACGAGTCCTTCGTGCAGGACCGCCGTGAATTCGCCGAGATCCCGGCCGGATCGGCCACGACCGCATTCTTCGAATTGGAGCTGCACCGGCCGCCTTCAGGTCCCGGGGAGCGGATCGGAGAAGTCGAACTCCGGTGGGTTACCCCGATTTCAGGCGATTCGAATCGCCAGCACGCGCCCATCCTTGCCAACCGGCTCGGGGAGCGCGACTATGACAACGCGATGCTTCGTTTTGGAGCCATCGTGGCCCTGGCCTCGGACCGCTACTCCAGCCTCTGGAATGCGCAGTCCGGTGACCGGGTGGTAGGCGAGGAACTCTCGGCGCTGCGCGATGAACTGGGGCACCTGGAACCGCATCTCGGCGGCCTGGGCGCGTTCCGCGATTTCAGGACCGTACTTGGGCACCTCGCGGCCTTGCCGTTCGAATCGGCGACAGGTCGTTCCGGTTACAGCCGCTGA
- a CDS encoding nucleoside-diphosphate kinase, whose amino-acid sequence MFERTFVLLKPDALQRSLAGEILSRLDRRGYRFVALKLLQPTSEQARAHYAEHAGKFFFDGLVEHLTSGPVLAMVLEAPNAVSSVRQLVGATRPAEAAAGTIRGDLGQSPLRNLVHAADSPENAALELAIYFNQADLLDYERGSDRWIFEPGD is encoded by the coding sequence TTGTTCGAACGCACTTTCGTGCTGCTCAAACCCGACGCCCTGCAGCGCAGCCTGGCCGGCGAAATCCTGTCCCGGCTAGACCGTCGCGGCTACCGGTTCGTCGCGCTCAAGCTCCTGCAGCCGACGTCCGAGCAGGCGAGGGCCCACTATGCCGAGCACGCCGGCAAGTTCTTCTTTGACGGCCTCGTCGAACACCTGACCTCGGGACCCGTATTGGCTATGGTTCTGGAAGCCCCGAACGCGGTCTCGTCGGTCCGGCAACTGGTCGGCGCGACGCGTCCCGCGGAAGCCGCCGCCGGGACAATCCGCGGCGATCTCGGCCAGTCGCCGCTGCGGAATCTCGTACACGCCGCCGATTCGCCAGAAAACGCCGCCCTCGAACTGGCGATCTATTTCAATCAGGCCGACCTGCTCGATTACGAGCGCGGCTCCGACCGCTGGATATTCGAACCGGGCGATTGA
- the nusG gene encoding transcription termination/antitermination factor NusG, whose amino-acid sequence MTVDSASQGDWYVVQTYSGYENRFRENLLSRIKSMDAQDAIFEIVIPETDVEEVRNGERQTVKRKMFQGYVLVRMDYNTTSGTIVRNTPGVVNFVGGNQRALPLPKAEVDRIFEQIHGKAPRAQVTMAVGDTVKIVDGPFTEFLGTVDEVNIERGRVRVMVSFFGRDTPVELDFLQVERVRSGT is encoded by the coding sequence ATGACCGTCGATTCCGCCTCCCAGGGTGACTGGTACGTAGTCCAGACCTATTCGGGCTACGAGAACCGCTTCCGGGAAAATCTCCTCTCGCGCATCAAATCCATGGATGCGCAGGATGCGATATTTGAAATCGTGATTCCTGAAACGGATGTCGAGGAGGTGCGCAACGGCGAACGCCAGACCGTCAAGCGGAAGATGTTTCAGGGATACGTGCTGGTGCGGATGGACTACAACACAACCTCCGGCACGATCGTGCGCAATACCCCGGGCGTGGTCAATTTCGTCGGCGGCAACCAGCGGGCGTTACCGCTGCCAAAGGCCGAAGTTGACCGCATCTTTGAACAGATCCATGGCAAGGCTCCGCGGGCCCAGGTCACCATGGCGGTCGGCGATACAGTCAAGATCGTCGACGGCCCGTTTACCGAATTCCTTGGCACGGTTGACGAGGTCAACATCGAGCGCGGCCGCGTTCGAGTCATGGTTTCCTTCTTCGGTCGCGACACCCCGGTCGAACTCGACTTCCTACAGGTCGAGCGCGTGCGTTCCGGAACCTGA
- the secE gene encoding preprotein translocase subunit SecE: protein MQEPKLAGRRRTGRREARKQGTNPAAFARETVTELRRSHWPTRDETVRLTVIVLGVVIALAAFLGLFDFGLARLSDLIFLQN from the coding sequence ATCCAGGAACCAAAGTTGGCGGGCAGACGCAGAACCGGCCGCCGAGAGGCACGCAAGCAAGGCACGAACCCGGCCGCATTCGCGCGGGAAACCGTGACTGAACTGCGTCGGTCGCACTGGCCGACCCGCGACGAAACGGTTCGTCTTACCGTGATCGTGCTGGGCGTTGTAATCGCCTTGGCGGCGTTCCTGGGGTTGTTCGACTTCGGCCTGGCGCGCTTGTCCGATCTGATATTCCTGCAAAATTAA
- the cysK gene encoding cysteine synthase A, with protein sequence MDLIGNTPLVRINNCVSDSAAIILGKLESTNPGGSVKDRTGLAMLEAAERSGAIGPGRTVVIEPTSGNTGIALAMACAAKGYRCVITMPETMSIERRQALLLFGAELVLTPAAGGMQGAIDQAVQLRDSIDGGWIPQQFENPANPDIHFQTTAEEIWRDTEGQVDFIVSPVGTGGTATGCARALKPRKPGLKVIGVEPSRSAVISGDPPGPHRIQGIGAGFVPEIFEADLMDEVLKVDDEAAEDMARQLCARDGVFVGISAGAGVAAARSIGMRPENAGKLIVVILPDTGERYLSHPGFESVIFNAEFQKPA encoded by the coding sequence ATCGACCTGATCGGAAACACCCCGCTGGTCCGCATCAACAACTGCGTGTCCGACTCGGCCGCCATCATCCTAGGCAAGCTGGAGTCGACCAATCCGGGCGGCAGCGTGAAGGATCGCACCGGACTGGCGATGCTGGAGGCGGCCGAGCGATCCGGAGCGATCGGGCCGGGCCGCACGGTGGTGATCGAACCCACCTCCGGCAACACCGGTATCGCGCTGGCCATGGCTTGCGCGGCCAAGGGCTATCGCTGCGTGATCACGATGCCGGAAACAATGAGCATCGAGCGTCGCCAGGCGTTGCTGCTGTTCGGCGCCGAATTGGTCCTGACTCCCGCCGCCGGCGGAATGCAGGGGGCCATCGACCAGGCGGTCCAGCTGCGCGATTCGATCGACGGGGGTTGGATCCCGCAGCAGTTTGAAAACCCCGCCAACCCCGACATCCACTTCCAGACCACCGCCGAAGAGATCTGGCGCGACACCGAGGGCCAAGTCGACTTCATCGTCTCCCCGGTCGGGACCGGCGGAACGGCCACCGGCTGCGCGCGCGCCCTGAAGCCGCGCAAGCCCGGACTCAAGGTGATTGGGGTCGAACCCAGCCGCAGCGCGGTGATTTCCGGGGATCCGCCCGGTCCGCACCGCATCCAGGGCATCGGCGCGGGGTTTGTGCCGGAGATATTCGAAGCCGACCTCATGGACGAGGTGCTAAAGGTCGATGACGAAGCCGCCGAGGACATGGCTCGACAGCTCTGCGCCCGCGACGGGGTCTTCGTGGGCATTTCCGCCGGGGCCGGCGTCGCTGCCGCACGTTCGATTGGTATGCGGCCCGAGAACGCCGGCAAATTGATCGTCGTAATACTGCCGGACACCGGCGAGCGATATCTCTCCCACCCCGGGTTCGAGTCGGTGATCTTCAACGCCGAGTTTCAAAAGCCCGCCTAA
- a CDS encoding cytochrome c oxidase assembly protein: MIRYHTAHVAESLQTNVWSFDFLAGLTLLLAAGAYLYVLGPLRTRFALGPDPEWWRPAMFLSGLLAFAGAIFSPIDYIGEHFLFSMHMVQHLIMFFIVPVGILLGTPGWMIDLVLRLPGTMRVGRVVTNPVVAIGVSQGVVAVWHVPALYETALANRIVHDLEHGSYIAVSLMMWWPLLSQSRRLPPIRPVFQIFYLFVLPVPQSLFGAILTFADGPVYQVYADAPRVFALSAADDQQLGGLLMWTPGKVIFWFVLAIVFFRWFGAERRRDNLELRNQLEQRPGFN; the protein is encoded by the coding sequence TTGATCCGCTACCACACCGCCCACGTCGCAGAGTCGCTGCAGACCAACGTCTGGAGCTTTGACTTCCTGGCGGGCCTGACGTTGCTGCTGGCCGCCGGCGCCTACCTTTACGTTCTGGGGCCGCTGCGGACCAGGTTCGCCCTGGGGCCGGACCCGGAATGGTGGCGGCCGGCCATGTTCCTATCCGGCCTGCTGGCGTTCGCCGGGGCGATCTTTTCGCCGATTGATTACATCGGCGAGCATTTCCTGTTCTCGATGCACATGGTCCAGCACCTGATCATGTTTTTCATAGTCCCGGTCGGAATCCTGCTGGGAACTCCGGGATGGATGATCGACCTGGTGCTGCGCCTGCCGGGCACCATGCGGGTCGGCCGCGTGGTTACCAATCCGGTGGTTGCGATCGGAGTCTCGCAGGGCGTGGTCGCAGTATGGCACGTGCCGGCGCTCTACGAGACCGCGCTGGCCAACCGGATCGTCCACGACCTTGAACACGGTTCATACATCGCGGTCTCGCTGATGATGTGGTGGCCGCTGCTTTCCCAGTCGCGCCGGCTGCCGCCCATTCGGCCCGTGTTCCAGATCTTCTACCTGTTCGTTCTGCCGGTGCCGCAATCGCTGTTCGGGGCGATTCTTACTTTTGCCGATGGACCCGTTTACCAGGTCTACGCCGACGCCCCGCGGGTGTTCGCGCTCAGCGCGGCCGACGACCAGCAGTTGGGTGGCCTGCTGATGTGGACGCCCGGCAAGGTCATCTTCTGGTTCGTCCTGGCGATAGTTTTTTTCCGCTGGTTCGGCGCCGAACGGCGTCGCGACAACCTGGAGTTGCGCAACCAGCTGGAGCAGCGCCCGGGATTTAACTGA
- a CDS encoding 50S ribosomal protein L7/L12, translated as MATKKADVNELIGAIESLTVLELAELVEQLKEKFGVSAMAAMPAAAPASNGEAEEAEQTEFDVVLSEIGPNKIPVIKVVRQITGLGLKESKAMVDEAPNAIKEAVSRDEAEEIAKLLQAEGATVDIK; from the coding sequence ATGGCAACCAAGAAAGCCGACGTAAACGAACTAATCGGTGCGATCGAGTCCCTCACGGTGCTTGAACTGGCCGAACTGGTCGAGCAACTCAAGGAGAAATTCGGAGTCTCGGCGATGGCCGCGATGCCGGCGGCCGCGCCGGCCAGCAACGGCGAAGCAGAAGAGGCCGAGCAGACCGAATTCGACGTTGTGCTGTCCGAGATCGGACCCAACAAGATCCCGGTCATCAAGGTCGTGCGTCAGATCACCGGACTTGGCCTGAAGGAGTCCAAGGCGATGGTCGACGAAGCCCCGAACGCCATCAAGGAAGCGGTATCCCGCGACGAGGCCGAGGAAATCGCCAAGTTGCTGCAGGCCGAGGGCGCGACGGTCGACATCAAATAG